One genomic window of bacterium includes the following:
- a CDS encoding HAD family hydrolase, which translates to MIPTSPSLAAVIFDIGGTLIYPSTTEGDNIAHLTEWLRASGHPPELGAAVREARRWMWKMTSTTGRQHTTQEAVRRAADQLNLGTTEGGFVEAAERVFFEPELAGYRAFPGAVEMLKQLSKAGLRLGCVSNASSHWLIEQIVERMGFGPYLDPVVTSAGFGRTKPDPAIFHSVLNLWGVEPARAAMVGDTLEADIGGGQGVGMRTLYVTMTPNPDNVNHRNLKPDAEAASLEEAARILLTWQGA; encoded by the coding sequence ATGATCCCGACATCTCCCTCGCTGGCCGCCGTGATCTTCGACATCGGCGGTACGCTTATCTACCCCTCCACGACTGAAGGGGATAACATCGCGCACCTGACGGAGTGGCTGCGGGCATCGGGCCATCCACCGGAGCTGGGCGCCGCGGTCCGTGAAGCCCGCCGCTGGATGTGGAAGATGACCTCAACTACCGGCCGTCAGCACACGACGCAGGAGGCGGTCCGCCGGGCGGCCGATCAACTGAACCTGGGGACGACCGAAGGCGGGTTTGTCGAGGCCGCCGAGCGTGTGTTCTTCGAGCCCGAACTGGCAGGATACCGTGCCTTCCCGGGCGCGGTGGAGATGCTGAAGCAGTTGAGCAAGGCCGGCCTCCGGCTGGGGTGCGTCTCGAACGCATCCTCTCACTGGCTGATCGAGCAGATCGTCGAGCGGATGGGCTTCGGTCCGTACCTGGATCCCGTGGTAACGTCGGCAGGATTTGGCAGGACCAAACCCGACCCTGCGATCTTCCACTCGGTGCTCAACCTCTGGGGCGTGGAGCCGGCGCGCGCCGCGATGGTGGGCGATACGCTGGAAGCCGACATCGGCGGCGGGCAGGGCGTCGGGATGCGTACGCTCTACGTGACGATGACGCCCAACCCTGACAACGTCAACCACCGCAACCTGAAGCCTGATGCGGAGGCGGCGTCGCTGGAAGAGGCGGCCAGGATTCTGCTGACGTGGCAGGGGGCCTGA
- a CDS encoding FAD binding domain-containing protein, with the protein MDILLPRTLDEALGLKSDHPEAVPFAGGTDLMVELNLGRRLPPIALDIRRLPELRQWHCIDGTLFLGAGMTFSRIIRELPGFTALAQASRSVGSPQIRNRGTIGGNLGTASPAGDALPVLAACDAEVVLARSGGGTRALPWHRFLVGPKKTAIEPDELILGARWRITRGPGSFSKVGRRNAMVIAIASLCLVLDEDRRAVRVALGSVGPTVLRAPEAEAFAAGALDAAGAWDDPVVPVPPGVLEAFGERVATAAKPIDDIRGTAAYRRHACEVLARRALRWALEDRRC; encoded by the coding sequence ATGGACATTCTGCTTCCGCGCACGCTCGACGAGGCCCTCGGCTTGAAGTCGGACCATCCCGAGGCCGTTCCCTTTGCCGGCGGGACCGACCTGATGGTCGAGTTGAACCTCGGACGCCGCCTGCCCCCGATTGCCCTAGACATCCGTCGGCTTCCCGAACTGCGGCAGTGGCATTGTATTGACGGCACGCTCTTCCTGGGCGCCGGGATGACGTTCAGCCGGATTATCCGGGAACTGCCCGGATTCACCGCGCTGGCTCAGGCGTCGCGTTCGGTGGGTTCGCCGCAGATCCGCAACCGAGGCACGATCGGCGGCAATCTGGGCACCGCGTCTCCTGCAGGCGACGCGCTGCCCGTGCTGGCCGCGTGCGACGCTGAGGTGGTGCTCGCCAGATCCGGCGGAGGCACCAGGGCGCTCCCGTGGCACCGGTTCCTGGTCGGTCCCAAGAAGACCGCGATCGAACCCGATGAGTTGATCCTGGGCGCGCGCTGGCGCATCACGCGCGGCCCCGGTTCGTTCTCCAAGGTCGGCAGGCGCAACGCGATGGTTATCGCGATCGCGAGTCTGTGCCTGGTGCTGGACGAGGACCGGCGTGCCGTGCGGGTCGCGCTCGGATCGGTCGGCCCCACGGTCCTGCGGGCGCCCGAGGCCGAGGCCTTTGCCGCGGGCGCGCTGGATGCAGCAGGCGCCTGGGACGATCCGGTTGTGCCTGTGCCGCCGGGGGTGCTGGAGGCCTTCGGCGAGCGCGTAGCCACCGCGGCCAAACCGATTGACGACATCCGCGGCACCGCGGCCTACAG
- a CDS encoding DMT family transporter yields MSAASASGPSVLRRLSADLALLAIAALWGLTFPLGKIVLETLTPFAYMAVRFSFSSLVLLPFMLRRAAVLARRDRTASALLGVVLFLGFALQKIGLRITTASKAGFITGLSVVMVPVIWAVWMRRVPHQRVTTGIAAATVGLALLTLNGAIAVNVGDLFVLACAVCFAMHIVIMGRLAPRMDAITLTTVQVVVAAVLSVLAALTEGSLPAVATAGALIWGMILFMTVTGTLAALLVQSWAQRFTTPAHTGLMFAFEPVAAAIAAFHILGEVLVGRQAWGAALIFIGIVIAELNPGRAEIPVEARR; encoded by the coding sequence ATGAGCGCCGCCTCCGCCAGCGGGCCATCAGTCCTGCGTCGACTCTCCGCCGATCTCGCCCTGCTGGCAATTGCGGCGCTCTGGGGTCTGACCTTTCCGCTGGGCAAGATAGTTCTGGAGACCCTGACGCCGTTTGCCTACATGGCGGTCCGGTTCAGCTTTTCGTCGCTGGTGCTCCTCCCCTTTATGCTACGCCGTGCTGCGGTGCTGGCCAGGCGTGACAGGACCGCGTCGGCCCTCCTGGGCGTAGTGCTGTTCCTGGGATTCGCCCTCCAGAAGATCGGTTTGAGAATCACCACCGCGTCGAAGGCCGGGTTCATCACCGGGCTTTCCGTGGTCATGGTGCCGGTAATCTGGGCGGTGTGGATGCGGCGGGTTCCGCACCAGCGCGTTACGACGGGCATCGCCGCGGCTACGGTTGGACTCGCGCTGTTGACGCTGAACGGAGCGATTGCGGTCAACGTTGGCGACCTGTTTGTGCTGGCATGCGCGGTGTGCTTCGCGATGCACATCGTCATCATGGGGAGGCTGGCGCCTCGCATGGATGCGATTACGCTGACCACGGTGCAGGTGGTGGTGGCCGCCGTCCTGAGCGTGCTGGCCGCGCTGACGGAGGGATCCCTGCCGGCGGTGGCTACCGCGGGCGCCCTTATCTGGGGCATGATCCTGTTCATGACGGTCACGGGCACGCTGGCGGCGCTGCTGGTGCAGTCGTGGGCGCAGCGGTTCACCACCCCGGCGCACACCGGACTGATGTTCGCGTTCGAGCCGGTTGCGGCCGCGATCGCCGCGTTCCACATCTTGGGCGAGGTCCTTGTGGGACGCCAGGCGTGGGGCGCCGCGCTGATCTTCATCGGGATTGTGATCGCCGAACTCAATCCGGGCCGGGCGGAGATCCCGGTGGAGGCCAGACGATGA
- a CDS encoding type II toxin-antitoxin system HicB family antitoxin: MAKRRKELKLTVIVAESADGGYVGYVEELPGSATQGETMEELQENMRDLIPSFIEALVMESREKQTCQTMGKVVQRKTYSFSDRRVEILPFSL; the protein is encoded by the coding sequence ATGGCGAAGCGAAGAAAGGAACTCAAGCTGACCGTGATCGTGGCAGAGTCTGCAGACGGCGGCTACGTAGGGTACGTGGAGGAATTACCGGGGAGCGCCACTCAAGGCGAGACCATGGAGGAACTCCAAGAGAACATGCGGGACCTGATTCCATCCTTCATCGAAGCACTCGTTATGGAATCCCGCGAGAAGCAGACCTGTCAGACCATGGGCAAAGTGGTCCAGCGGAAGACCTACTCATTCTCAGACAGGAGGGTGGAAATCCTCCCGTTCTCGTTGTGA
- a CDS encoding aminotransferase class I/II-fold pyridoxal phosphate-dependent enzyme codes for MSKTTGFQTRAIHGGTVRDPLKSVSPPIYQTTTFQFDSMAEGARLGADAGGGWYYTRWGNPTTRLFEELMAELEGGEDALATASGMGAISTAALAVLEPGDHVVSPRAVYQATFTLFREVTPQHGVEVTFIDSVDPATYERAVRPNTKLLYIETPNNPLMQVTDIAAITGLARKAGAVTIADNTFASPFNQTPIALGADMVVHSATKYLGGHHDVTAGVIVGRRDLVKRATRMLRILGPVLDPFASWLLVRGLRTLGLRVERHNHNAAHLAEFLAGHPRVERVHYPGLSSHPDYVVAARQMRGFGGMLSFEARGGFEAGVRTVEGLRVASLAVSLGGHETLVTHPASTSSVGIPREDRERSGITDGLIRVSVGLEDVEDLIADFDQALRAA; via the coding sequence ATGAGCAAGACCACAGGTTTTCAGACGCGCGCGATTCACGGCGGTACGGTGCGCGATCCGCTCAAGTCGGTGAGCCCGCCGATCTACCAGACCACCACCTTTCAGTTCGACTCGATGGCCGAGGGCGCCCGGCTGGGGGCCGATGCGGGCGGCGGCTGGTACTACACGCGCTGGGGCAATCCCACGACGCGACTCTTCGAGGAGCTGATGGCCGAACTCGAAGGCGGTGAGGACGCGCTCGCCACGGCGTCAGGCATGGGGGCCATATCCACGGCGGCGCTGGCGGTGCTGGAGCCCGGCGATCACGTTGTCTCCCCGCGCGCTGTGTACCAGGCCACGTTCACGCTGTTCCGTGAGGTGACCCCGCAACACGGGGTCGAGGTTACGTTCATTGATTCGGTTGACCCCGCGACCTACGAGCGGGCCGTGCGACCCAACACGAAGCTGCTATATATCGAAACGCCCAACAACCCGTTGATGCAGGTCACCGACATCGCGGCCATCACAGGCCTGGCACGGAAGGCCGGCGCTGTTACGATTGCCGACAACACCTTCGCGTCACCGTTCAATCAGACGCCCATCGCGCTGGGCGCGGACATGGTCGTGCACAGCGCGACGAAGTACCTGGGTGGCCACCACGACGTCACCGCCGGGGTCATTGTAGGAAGGCGCGACCTGGTCAAGCGGGCCACGCGCATGCTCCGGATTCTCGGCCCGGTGCTGGATCCGTTCGCGTCATGGCTGCTGGTGCGCGGGCTGCGGACGCTGGGACTGCGGGTGGAACGGCACAATCACAACGCGGCGCACCTGGCCGAGTTCCTGGCAGGCCACCCGCGGGTGGAACGGGTCCACTACCCGGGGCTGTCGTCACATCCCGATTACGTCGTAGCCGCGCGGCAGATGCGCGGATTTGGCGGGATGCTTTCGTTCGAAGCACGCGGAGGCTTCGAGGCCGGCGTGCGCACGGTCGAGGGCCTGCGGGTCGCCAGTTTGGCGGTCAGTTTGGGCGGCCACGAGACCCTGGTGACGCATCCGGCGTCAACGAGCAGCGTGGGGATTCCCAGGGAAGACCGGGAGCGGTCCGGGATAACCGACGGCCTGATACGCGTCTCGGTTGGGCTGGAGGACGTGGAGGACCTGATCGCGGACTTCGATCAGGCCCTCCGAGCCGCGTAG
- the ade gene encoding adenine deaminase: MNFVTMDLARLIQVARGREPADLLLTNARVIDLYDHDVMESDVAILGDRIAGIAAGPDRGAYRARAVCDLGGSYLAPGFIDGHVHIESAMLSVPEFARAVVPRGTTTVIADPHEIANVLGMSGIRYMLQGAKYNPLSVFLMASSCVPASPMESAGAEVSAYDIETLMQDKWVLGLAEMMNSPGLLDSNEDVVAKIRSAAGRPIDGHAPGIRGMDLNALAAAGIGSDHECTTVDEAREKMQRGMVIMLREATGARNLQDLLPLVTPGNAWRCSFVTDDRNPKHLLEEGHIDSMVRQAIGLGLDPFLALQLASLNTAEHFGLRDRGAVVPGRLADLIVFDNLRSPRPRLVYRHGRLVAQDGELLPYQRPEKLPMLRGSVNVLRSGLHFGIPARGRRVRVIEVVPNQLVTGAGEAEITIVNGEAVADPGRDLIKLAVIERHTGSGRVGIGFVRGFGLKRGALASTIAHDAHNLIVLGASDEAMRVAVERVLEMQGGLVAVDGEEITSLPLPIAGLMSDEPLAGVAEGQRALLAAAQRLGVPLADPFMTLSFMSLSVIPDLKLTDRGLVDVNRFELVPLFLD; the protein is encoded by the coding sequence GTGAATTTCGTTACAATGGACCTCGCACGGCTCATCCAGGTCGCCAGGGGCAGGGAGCCCGCCGACCTTCTTCTGACCAACGCGCGCGTCATAGACCTGTACGACCACGACGTGATGGAGTCCGATGTCGCCATCCTCGGCGACCGGATCGCCGGGATCGCCGCCGGTCCGGACCGTGGCGCGTATCGAGCCCGTGCGGTCTGCGACCTGGGAGGATCGTACCTGGCTCCCGGGTTCATTGATGGACACGTGCACATCGAGAGCGCGATGCTGAGCGTCCCGGAGTTCGCGCGCGCGGTCGTGCCCAGAGGCACCACAACCGTGATCGCCGATCCGCACGAGATCGCCAACGTGCTGGGCATGAGCGGCATACGCTACATGCTGCAGGGGGCCAAGTACAACCCTCTCAGCGTGTTCCTGATGGCCTCGTCCTGCGTCCCGGCCAGCCCAATGGAAAGCGCGGGCGCGGAGGTCTCTGCCTACGACATCGAGACCCTGATGCAGGACAAGTGGGTGTTGGGCCTGGCGGAGATGATGAACTCCCCGGGCCTGCTGGACTCAAACGAGGACGTGGTCGCCAAGATCCGCTCGGCCGCCGGCCGCCCGATTGACGGCCACGCGCCCGGGATCAGGGGCATGGACCTGAACGCCCTCGCGGCGGCCGGGATCGGCTCGGACCACGAGTGCACGACCGTGGACGAAGCCCGGGAGAAGATGCAGCGGGGAATGGTCATCATGCTGCGCGAGGCCACCGGCGCGCGCAACCTCCAGGACCTGCTGCCGCTGGTTACGCCCGGGAACGCTTGGCGCTGCTCCTTCGTGACCGACGACCGCAACCCGAAACACCTGCTGGAGGAGGGGCATATTGACTCGATGGTCCGACAGGCGATCGGGCTGGGGCTCGATCCCTTCCTGGCGCTCCAGCTCGCCAGCCTGAACACCGCCGAGCACTTCGGGCTGCGCGACCGCGGAGCCGTCGTGCCGGGACGGCTAGCCGACCTGATCGTCTTCGACAACCTCCGTTCGCCGCGCCCCCGGCTGGTCTACCGTCACGGCCGCCTCGTGGCCCAGGACGGCGAGCTGCTGCCCTACCAGCGGCCTGAGAAGCTGCCGATGCTGCGCGGCTCGGTCAACGTGCTGCGCAGCGGCCTCCACTTCGGCATACCCGCGCGCGGCCGCCGCGTGCGCGTGATCGAGGTGGTTCCGAATCAACTGGTAACCGGAGCCGGTGAGGCAGAGATCACCATCGTCAACGGCGAGGCGGTCGCCGATCCCGGCAGGGATCTCATAAAGCTGGCGGTAATCGAGCGGCACACCGGAAGCGGCCGGGTCGGTATTGGATTCGTGCGCGGCTTCGGGTTGAAGCGCGGCGCGCTGGCCTCGACCATCGCCCACGACGCGCACAACCTGATCGTCCTGGGCGCCTCCGACGAAGCCATGCGCGTTGCGGTGGAGCGCGTTCTCGAAATGCAGGGCGGGCTGGTGGCCGTGGACGGTGAGGAGATCACGTCACTCCCCCTGCCCATAGCCGGCCTCATGTCGGACGAACCGCTCGCCGGGGTCGCCGAAGGGCAGCGGGCATTGCTGGCGGCGGCCCAACGCCTCGGGGTACCCCTGGCGGATCCGTTCATGACGCTGTCGTTCATGTCGCTTTCGGTGATCCCGGACCTGAAGCTCACCGACCGCGGACTGGTGGACGTGAACAGGTTCGAGCTGGTTCCGCTGTTCCTCGATTGA